The nucleotide window CAGAATTTACTCAATAAACCAGCATCAGTGGCTTCCAATACATCCTTGAATTCATAACTACCATGCTATCCTCTTAACGTCAAAAATGATCTTCTCATTCTGTGCATTTTCTAACACATCCCACACAGTGGCCATTGTGCATCGATTCACAAGCTACCAAGCAACTGTGCTGCAAACACAGGCGCTCATGGGCTAGGCAGTCTGCTTGATCAATTGTTTACCTGATCAACAATCGCATACTCGGTACTCTCCCCACTAAAGCAACTAAAGTGGTCTTACTAAAGTGCAGGCCAAAGTACATGATCAAGTGTTCGAGCAGACTACCAAGCCCACGAATGCATGTTGCTGAGTAGCTGCAGTACACTGTACTGTAGcttgaggttttgcctgggtaggtattgttttgccgtccgacccacatacccaggcaaaacctcaagTTACAGTACTGGAACTAGTTTCTGCTAGTCCCACATGAAACCGTAGTGTTCATTTGGCTTTGTGTTACTTGGAGGGGAATATCATACAATagggcatggaggtagaagcaaGACTTCATCCACAGGTAGAGCTACACAGCGAAGTGAGTAATACAGTTGTAGACCTGTAGTACAGAATGCGGAAAGAGCATCTTAAGGCCCTCACCCAAAGTTTTCTTCTTAGGTAGGATACACAAAACTTTCAGGTATGCCAACCCTAAagctaaccctaacccgaatTTTCTAAACCTCTCGAAAAGTTGTAGTTGCCAAGGAAAGTCCATGATTAAAGTGATTTTTTcgaggggggtggggggtgggggggggggggggctaaaaGGAAATCTTTCCCAGAATGCTCCACCTGTAGTGCAGTAAAAAGTTTAGCCCATGGTTGTAGGTCCTATGGCAAAACCACAACCTTTAGCAAAACCTTGCGCTGAATCACAGCCATGAAAACTCCTGCGCGGCATCTGTCGCAGTGTTCGCGCTACCGCTCGCCAGACGGCAAAATGGCGAATTGATTCACTCATTGGCGACTCAGACGGTCAGAACAATCGCCAGACTGGCGActcaaaatttgtacgttcggtCGCTTTTTTTCTACGATGTTGTGTTGCATTGcggtattttgttttatttcttggGGAGTCTTTCGCCAGAGTACTACCGTACTCATCTAAGTATAAGCCTCGCCACTGTTTTCAGAGTATAATGGgtcataaaagttggtaaaattacttttcagatcaAAGAAACCAATGGGACATCGAAGTTCCCGTGATAGCATCGTGAGGAAAATGGCACGTCTAcccaatacatgtacttgtgcccCTCCGAAATGTccccgttacctaaatagaatagtcccactccagtgacgtccgccattgtttgtTCACGTTCACGCTGTAGGTTTTCCCGGGGGATTGTCATAGTCTAAACATGCAACTTCAGTTGTTTTCAGCGatcatcctttcatctgtgaagagtttttaccggtgaccattacaattttcactgttaTGGTGTTGTTTCCACAAGACacggaccgtttgatcttggaaagtagaGTTGctttacgtgcagccaatgcACATGCCACCAGTTCATGGTTCACACCATGATCTTGAACATGCatacatgatgtctttgtttcacgttcatattttatttcaaggtatgattcaagctgaaatgtcaccaaaatgtcacttttataTCGAGTATTGTgtaaatcagtttgatttgaaacagctTTGTAAAACACTGTGATTACGTAGCTCGGAAATAGTTACTGAGTTTTACTCTCTTTTTGCCATGGACGTGTAGTGTGATCATGGCATGCCAATTGCCATATGTCACGTTCATGAAGATCTTCAGGATGTTactcttttctgtattttttttgtacttcACAATTTCTTTGGTCGATTTTTGAAAGTTCAAGTCATGCATGAGTTTTGGTACGAAGCATTCTTTTTATTGAACTATTAAAGCATCACTGAGGATACATATGATGATGAGAAAGTGGCGGACTtctaaaatatttgattatcaTTACTCTTGTGTGTTTAataattgacctttgaccctttgagATGAATATGtgtgtgacccttgaccccacaTCTCCAAAAAAATTCTGGCTACTTGTGTTCACACTGTATTAGCCAAAAAGGCTAATCAGCTTGAGTAGCCAGAGCAAACCCTGTGTCGTTTTATGACTGTCATGAAAGATGACACTTGTTATtactattgttgttgttgttgttgttatttgtaTCCTCCCGTATTATTAATTATCATATTAGCCAGTATCCAAATATTTGTGTACATCTATCCTGACACAAGCCACTGTATTTACACCTAAAGTAAGGCCTTCGCTTACAATGTAACCTAGTCATTATATTGATGATTTCAGGTTGATCAGTTCAATCAAATCATAGATGTAACAGAATTACATTGACAAGAAGTGACAGTATGCGAATCCTAAGAAGCAGAATCCTTGAGCAGATGGTCACGGATTTATCTCCAGCACATAATTGGAAACACTGTATTCTCGCTGTCAGTGGTCACACTTCGTTGGTATCAGCATCTTCTCCAGATGTGTCAAACCGTAACTGCTACTCCACATGGTGGTCACAATCACAAAGGAGTCACATAATCTCAAGGCACGGCAACAGAAACTTGTGGACACTCAAAGGAACTAGTCACTCAAATTTAGCACTGTTTCAGCTGGTccacaataaaattcaaaatcagaGACCGATCCTCAAGAGATGGAAAACCAAGAAAAATGTCTATGAGCGGAAAGTTAAACAGACAAAGAGGGACGTAGAAGAAATGCCTGTGTTCCAGTATGCAGGTGAACGGAGCAAAAGAGCCCAGAGGTTGTATGTCTGGGGGTTTGCATTTACCGGGGCTCTTGGAATCCCAACATTTGTCAAAACAAAAGGTACTGGGAAACCACCAAGACGTTATCAAGTCACACCTTATCGCTTAGACCTAGATGAAAAGGTGAGTTTTCAGGGATCTTGTGTTTCATTTGACAGTCTGATCAAGGAACAAGGTGAAATTTTGAGAGCATTGTATTGCCAACTGTAAAATCACAgcttgtatttttttatgatgAAGTTGACAGCTTCTAATTTGTGTCTTTTTATGGTTTGTGAGATTTCAGACCTCTCGTGTGGGTATGGTTTTACATTACTTGCTAGTGGACAGAAGGATGCTAGAAAAGTCTTCGGTACTGGAATAAATACTGATTCACAGCTTGGTTTTCAAGAAATGAGTGGGGTACCAGgtatgagaagaaaaaaatactCACTGCATCTCTTATGGATAAACCACCCTCCTGTCATTCTGTTAGGCTGTCGccagtcccttgtgcctttttCTGTCTATTATTGATGTTGTCTTTCGTACATATGGGGATGGGGGGATTCGCAAGTGCTGATGGCGCAAACTGGAAAAGCACAGGGGACTGTCCTGATCCGGTGCGCCCTCGATGACAACAACAGACAGTCAGTTAAGTGGGATATTGACTTGAGTCAAATCGTTCTCTGTAGAATGTGAGCTTTTTAAATCACAGTTTGATTTTGTGTTGTGACTTGGTGAAGTTTTGTGACATCCTGAAACTGACAGGTGTAGTTGCAGACGACATAGAAAATAATGCTGCACAAATGAAAAGGACAATCTTGGTTGCATaatgcaaatttgcacattgtaaAAGTGTGTTTGTACAAAggtattttaaaatgaaagaatcTTCTCAGAATATTTGGTTATCAACACCATCGTCATTAAGGTCAGGTGATAAAATTTGAGTATTGACATATGTACATTATGTATTTATTcacttatttatttttgtatatgatCTTTATATTTGAAAGGTCAAAGTTTAGACTATGTGATCCGCCCTATTTCTGTGAGTTTACCTCTCACAAAGCCGTTGACAACCAGAGTGGTCCAAGTAGCATGTGGTAGAGCGCATTCCCTGGTTCTTACTGATCAAGAAGGGGGTAAGTAGCAGGTTGATAACAATTCTTTCAAAACTAGTGGCAACAGAAAAGCTGCATAAAAATTTGTGaacttttgtaatattttgtaaagCATAAGTTGCTATGATAAAACCAATAAGctcaaaatactgaaattttcgTGCATTCTTTTACCAAAATATCAACGTAAGTTTCATGGTCTGCCTTTATGAGTATATATTTGAATACCCAATGTTTGATGCCTAGATGCAGACTGTATCATGCCATACCTCATGGCCCCCAATTGTTGTGATTGTTCTCGTCGGAATTTCTCTCCGAAGATGAATGCAATTGTCACAGTGATAGCATAGATCATATCTacaaatggtttgttttcacaaACATTTGTGGGAGCTGACCATGAAAACCTTGTTGATGTACAAACATGGTAATGCAAATTGCTCCTGGTCTGAAAGATTTCTTGAAACTTGTCATCTCATTTTTACTTAGGTTATTATTATAgcatatgcaaaatcaaagtTAGGCATAGTAAAATCACAAAGTGTTCAGCATGAGTACACTGATCTTTTGCAGAAAGATAAATACTGAAATGATACGCTGAAAAAGTTTCAGAAATGATCCTTACTTAAAAGACCATCCACAAAGGATTTCACAATTGTCGCTCACTCATAACTATAAAGATCCCCcacctcacaaaattttcaaacagaCGGGGACATCTCCCTTTTTGAAAGAAACATGAAGTAAACACTCATGTATTGCTTTGCTTGATATTTTTATTCCAGTGTTCTCTCTAGGAAATAATGTACATGGTCAGTGTGGAAGACcaatcattgaaaatgaaatgtacCAGGGAAATCCAATAATTCACAAAATCAGAAAGCTGGAGAATTCAGTTACACAGGTGAGTGTTGTATTGTGCCTACAGTCAGTGAATCTTTCCATCACTTTTGTGTTGTGCAGCTCGTTGGCTTTTAATGCCATATGTGATGGTTGCATATTCTTTTGGAAGCTTTCAGTGACAGTGGTACTGAAGCAAAACCAGAAGagagtttgtttctcatcctcataCAAGTAGCTGGGTCTACCTTTTCTTTCATGTTCatgcaaaaaaatcaaatcacaGTGTGCTGCATACAGCtgaaaatgtaacattattATCTGTAGGATCACATGCACACACTGTGCAGTTCTGAGCATTGAAGTTTAATATCTCTGTTATTGTCAGAATTACACCCGCATTTGAATATTCctgattttctgttttcatatcaGTACTTTGATATTCTCAGGTAAAAACGAAAGTAGAAAAACTGTGTCACCACATAATTATTATGAGAGATATAGGATTAGGAAGACCTATAATGTTTTTTATCCTCAACAGTATTTTCTACTGGATTTGACAGACTCCTTCAATCTGTGTTGAAAATGCAGCTCCAAATCATGTACATGAAGAAAATGATTCTGTATATGTCATAGAGCCTTAAATGAATTAGCCAGACGAATACCTTTAATATGGGTTGTTACTGGTTAGAGCATAGACAGAGGATTGGTAGAAGAACTGACTGACTTGATCTTCTGCCCTCTATGTccaagtttaagtttttcatgatcatttgttttttcttttaagATTGCATGTGGCCATGATCACAGTTTATTTCTAACAGAGAAGGGAGAGGTATACAGCTGTGGATGGGGCGCTGATGGACAAACAGGTAAagctcaaaatttaaaaatgtattatttctcatcttttcaaaatgtacatgaatatcttttgtcatgaaacagtaaatAGTTTGCCTTATTCCAGCCATTTACTGAATCACTGTGTGATATCATGTCTTGAATAAGTATAGGGCTTGATTTGTCTCAGATCAAATCTACATAATATTGTAAAAGATATCGTGCAAATATCAATCACATCAACATCAGTTGTaattttattaaccctttgcaccctgaccccctggtactctatgacgtcatcggacatatATGTCCGAGccaggttcaaagggttaaatgtctttaatgtGACATGAACAGAAACCTGGAATGTTTCGTGAGAGAACTTTTTgcaacaagtacatgtatagacGATTCCGGACAATCATTACTTGTATTTGCAACAAAAATCCAAAGGCTTTCCCAAAGAAAATTACCCAAATCTTCTCTTCGTATGGCATTGACTATCACTGCTGAGTTACACATTGCTGCCTCTGACTCTCTCTCTTCACTGTAGCTTCACTCTCTTTCCTTCACACTTTTATGAGAAACACAATGGTTCATAGAATAAATAACGAACGTTACTGTCCCCTTGTAAAAACCAGTCACCGTAGTGAATTAATCATTTACATTGTGTGCAGGCCTTGGACATTACAACACGAGTAGCCAGCCTGCAAAGTTAGAGGGTGATATCAACAATGAGAAGATCATAAAagttacatcatttgcagattgCTGTCTAGCACTTTCAGGTGAGCATAGCcactgtattttcaaaaaaatgcagCGTTCTGAACAGTGATAAAGAATGTTAACATCTAGTCAAAGAAGGACACTTGGCTGGTACTTaactaaaataaaattcaacactATTCTAGGGGGTATATTTGGATTTATTCATCATGGAGGGCACTCTTAGACAAGTAGTGATTGATGCCATGAGACACATGGTCCCTGAGTTGTTTAGGTCTGCTGTCTAAACTTTTGACATGTGGTAGTGCTCTCTGTGTGTACTGGTGCCAGTATTGGTATTTATGGTGTGGTGAAGAATATGTGATGTACTTACACATTAGGCACTTATCTACAgctatattgttgtatatcttTTCTCAGAGAAAGGGAAAGTGTTTGGATGGGGGAATTCAGAATACAACCAACTGTCATCAGTAACGGAAGAAACTCAGGTGAGAAAATAGCAATGCtttaaaaccaacaaaatgtggttttaaGCATAGAATAAAGACACATTCTTTTTTTCTTACAAATGACCTGAACATCCAGAACATTTCACTTTTCCCGGGCAATCTATGTGGATACTTAGTCTctcagtagcagtagtttagtTTATCCAAATTTCAACGGTATCCAATGTATATGTTATATATCCAATGGTATCCAATGTATATGTTACTGCTTGGGCTCAAGGAATTGTCTTTATTTATGTTGGTAGCCATTCTTGCTGTATAGTTGAATACCATGCAGTGTTACAGAAATTACGTGTTCGTCTCTCCAAGAAATGGCATCAGAGAAAGAAATGAGACgtatttgttctgtgtatttcaGGTCTGCACACCCACCCATCTACCACTGAAAGTTGGCAAAGTGGTTGACATTGCAACAGGAGGCACTATCTGTGCAGTTTTAAATGGTAAGATCTGATAGCTTTCAGTTggaattcacacaaaatgatgGATAGTTAGTTATTCTAGTTTTCAGTGGCAGTAGTAATTGCTGATCTGCATTAAAAGTGACGATTGAGTGACAGCTAGTCAAAACAAAGGGTTAGATTCAAGCTATTTTGTAGGGGGAGTGTACTCTGAAAATAAAAGCTATATAAGACATCAGTGTCTTTTAAGTTACCCTGCATCTCTGAAAGACAAATGTCCAGTTTTGTAGTTTTTGACATCAGCCTCATAAGGGAGGCATTTTAGTTCAGTAACCAGAGTACAGAATTGGCAGACAGAGGATTATGACTTCAGTACAGTAAGCATGGCAGTAGCCAGGTGATAGCTAATCCATTCAGGCCGTGGCAGTCAAAGGACCAGTACCAGAGGTCTGTGGTCCTCAAACCTACTTTTAATCCTATTATATAATCTagggtttggtagcaggctatgatcaactaaatgttaccgGAGCATAAGCTTTCAGAGAAGTATAGTgttcttcatcagatgcaatTAGGGTGGAATGAACAATTGAAGCAAAAagacattgaaaatttgaagtgAAAAATGTCCATGAGCAGGTGTAGTGTTTGTTTCTATCTCCCCTGCTCATGGACATGTTTCACTTTGAATTTTCTATGGTGTTACTGCACCATAGAAAACCATAGAAACCATAGCACTGGTGCTAAAATTCAGTGACattaaaaatccaaaattgcTTCTATCCTTGTATGAATTCTATGGcgtcaactgaaattttgatcTTCCCAAAAACAAGATTGTTGAAACTACCTGGACaaccttcaaaatgagtctGTGAAAGCAGCAGACTATACAGCATTGTAAAATGTTAGAAGTCTGAATCTCTGCCCTCTAGGTATATACTTCTAAAAGAGAGTTTACCAGTCATTCTGTTTCTGTACTTAGGAATAAATTGTATCTCATCCTGTACTCAAATACCTGCTTGTGCTTGATAGTTAGAAGTTAAATAAAACTATGACAGTGTAAAGATACCGTGTGCCACTCTGGCCTCAACTCATTTTCTCCTTGAATTTCACAGAGTTTGGTGAAGTGTTTGTATGGGGGTATGGCATACTTGGGAAAGGTCCAAACCTCAGGGAAAGCAAGATACCGGAAAAGATTCCGCCCTCACTGTTTGGGAAAAGTCAGTACAACAAAGAGATCTCTGTCACTAAAATTACTTGTGGACTCCATCACTTTGCTGCAGTTAACAGTAAGTCCTTTCATCTGTCCATTTTGTACATTGTCTCATGGCTTTTTAATTAATTTAGTCGACAATAAAAATTGCAATCATCAGATAAATTAGACGTTTTAAAGTTTACTTTCATAATTGGCTTTAGGGAAGGGTATTGTCtggaactgcactcaaaggtaATATGGCacccatatgaccaatgtaaacactgtatccaggGTATGTtggcaatggttctactccatAATAAAGAAGACAAtatgtgttctacagactcgGTACACCCAAGAGATCAGGTGATGGCAgcacaaacaaacccacatgggTGCAAATATGTACTTCTATGCGTGTTTGCACAcgtgggcttgtttgtaccgtggt belongs to Ptychodera flava strain L36383 chromosome 17, AS_Pfla_20210202, whole genome shotgun sequence and includes:
- the LOC139115178 gene encoding RCC1-like G exchanging factor-like protein isoform X2 — encoded protein: MRILRSRILEQMVTDLSPAHNWKHCILAVSGHTSLVSASSPDVSNRNCYSTWWSQSQRSHIISRHGNRNLWTLKGTSHSNLALFQLVHNKIQNQRPILKRWKTKKNVYERKVKQTKRDVEEMPVFQYAGERSKRAQRLYVWGFAFTGALGIPTFVKTKGTGKPPRRYQVTPYRLDLDEKISDLSCGYGFTLLASGQKDARKVFGTGINTDSQLGFQEMSGVPGQSLDYVIRPISVSLPLTKPLTTRVVQVACGRAHSLVLTDQEGVFSLGNNVHGQCGRPIIENEMYQGNPIIHKIRKLENSVTQIACGHDHSLFLTEKGEVYSCGWGADGQTGLGHYNTSSQPAKLEGDINNEKIIKVTSFADCCLALSEKGKVFGWGNSEYNQLSSVTEETQVCTPTHLPLKVGKVVDIATGGTICAVLNEFGEVFVWGYGILGKGPNLRESKIPEKIPPSLFGKSQYNKEISVTKITCGLHHFAAVNSLGELFTWGRNESGCLGLGHRKDQFFPMKVHVPGEVTNVACGVDHTVVTAKTYI
- the LOC139115178 gene encoding RCC1-like G exchanging factor-like protein isoform X1, with the protein product MRILRSRILEQMVTDLSPAHNWKHCILAVSGHTSLVSASSPDVSNRNCYSTWWSQSQRSHIISRHGNRNLWTLKGTSHSNLALFQLVHNKIQNQRPILKRWKTKKNVYERKVKQTKRDVEEMPVFQYAGERSKRAQRLYVWGFAFTGALGIPTFVKTKGTGKPPRRYQVTPYRLDLDEKISDLSCGYGFTLLASGQKDARKVFGTGINTDSQLGFQEMSGVPGQSLDYVIRPISVSLPLTKPLTTRVVQVACGRAHSLVLTDQEGVFSLGNNVHGQCGRPIIENEMYQGNPIIHKIRKLENSVTQIACGHDHSLFLTEKGEVYSCGWGADGQTGLGHYNTSSQPAKLEGDINNEKIIKVTSFADCCLALSEKGKVFGWGNSEYNQLSSVTEETQVCTPTHLPLKVGKVVDIATGGTICAVLNEFGEVFVWGYGILGKGPNLRESKIPEKIPPSLFGKSQYNKEISVTKITCGLHHFAAVNSSGLGELFTWGRNESGCLGLGHRKDQFFPMKVHVPGEVTNVACGVDHTVVTAKTYI
- the LOC139115178 gene encoding RCC1-like G exchanging factor-like protein isoform X3, translated to MRILRSRILEQMVTDLSPAHNWKHCILAVSGHTSLVSASSPDVSNRNCYSTWWSQSQRSHIISRHGNRNLWTLKGTSHSNLALFQLVHNKIQNQRPILKRWKTKKNVYERKVKQTKRDVEEMPVFQYAGERSKRAQRLYVWGFAFTGALGIPTFVKTKGTGKPPRRYQVTPYRLDLDEKISDLSCGYGFTLLASGQKDARKVFGTGINTDSQLGFQEMSGVPGQSLDYVIRPISVSLPLTKPLTTRVVQVACGRAHSLVLTDQEGVFSLGNNVHGQCGRPIIENEMYQGNPIIHKIRKLENSVTQIACGHDHSLFLTEKGEVYSCGWGADGQTGLGHYNTSSQPAKLEGDINNEKIIKVTSFADCCLALSEKGKVFGWGNSEYNQLSSVTEETQVCTPTHLPLKVGKVVDIATGGTICAVLNEFGEVFVWGYGILGKGPNLRESKIPEKIPPSLFGKSQYNKEISVTKITCGLHHFAAVNSACSW
- the LOC139115178 gene encoding RCC1-like G exchanging factor-like protein isoform X4 — encoded protein: MSGVPGQSLDYVIRPISVSLPLTKPLTTRVVQVACGRAHSLVLTDQEGVFSLGNNVHGQCGRPIIENEMYQGNPIIHKIRKLENSVTQIACGHDHSLFLTEKGEVYSCGWGADGQTGLGHYNTSSQPAKLEGDINNEKIIKVTSFADCCLALSEKGKVFGWGNSEYNQLSSVTEETQVCTPTHLPLKVGKVVDIATGGTICAVLNEFGEVFVWGYGILGKGPNLRESKIPEKIPPSLFGKSQYNKEISVTKITCGLHHFAAVNSSGLGELFTWGRNESGCLGLGHRKDQFFPMKVHVPGEVTNVACGVDHTVVTAKTYI